The following nucleotide sequence is from Anguilla rostrata isolate EN2019 chromosome 3, ASM1855537v3, whole genome shotgun sequence.
GTCATCCTAACATAGTGAAGTAAGTCCAACTCCATTTCCATGGAGATCATTATACGGATTATATATTATTCGTTAAAGCTGGCCAGTGTAATTTTTCTATTACATTTACAATATTCTTCTCAGCCTGTGTGGGTATATTAAAGGTACAGATAAAGATGTGTTTTctgtcaaatgtgtgtgtgcacaccccAAGTTGCTAGTTTGTATAAACTGTCACagtcaataaataatatttcttgGTAAAGATAGAATCTGAATCCCTACCCTGGGTCAAAATGTTTTGACACCATTAAATATCAAGTTCATCGACTTTTTTGTCATGCTACAACTATTCACTGGACACATAGATATTTGTACTGCAGGTACGGTAATCTTTTAGTTAAACAGACAGAATCTCGTCTTGCTGCTGTAGGCTTCTGGATGTGGTCCACACTGAGAAGAAGCTGTACCTTGTGTTTGAGTATCTGAACCAAGACCTGAAAAAGTACATGGACTCCTCCCAGCCCTTGGGCCTGACCCTCCCTCTGATTCAGGTCAGACACGCTCCACCCTTTATATAGGCTACCTTATTTACTTTCAGTACATCCatgcatgtattttgttttaatgcaaaACACCTCATGGACATGGCTTGTAAAtaagtcactcactcacacacacacacacacacacacccatacccactcactcactcatacacgcacacacacactctcacacactctcactcatgTTCAGCAGGCTGAtgattctccacaagggggagctattaGCATAACCATGGTGCATCAATGACACAGCATGAGTCCTTGTTCCAgttgtcagtgtcagtgtagaAGTAGCATTACCAGCTCAGTCTTCTCCATCACTTTTGCATGTGTTATAACTCCTGTTTCCCTGTTCACACTAAGTTAGTGTCCCGAATGTAACCCTAAATCATTTTACCCAGTATCAGGCCTAACTCTGACACTGTTGTGAGTCTTGTGTCCTTTGCATGGTCCTCTTCAGAGCTACGTGTACCAGCTGCTGCAGGGCATCGCCTTCTGCCACTCCCACCGAGTGGTCCACCGCGACCTGAAGCCCCAGAACCTGCTGCTCAACCAGGCCGGGGCCATCAAGCTGGCGGATTTCGGGCTGGCCCGCGCGTTCGGGGTGCCGCTGCGCAGCTACACGCATGAggtcccgccgccgccgtcgcttTGCCGTCACGACCACGCCGCCTCCTCTCCGCGTCCGCCATTATCGCTGCCGGACTCCTCCTCCCTAGCCTGCCCTCCGTCCTGCTCTCTCGTTACAGCTGTCCCTCTTCAGCGCTGGTATCTGAGCTGTGTGTAACATGTCCAAGGGCTGCAACTGCCATTGGGAACGCTGAGGTCATGTcctctgcttccccccccccccccatgtccatTTCCCAAGTGTGTATTTAATTTCACTCTTTAGTGAGAGAACATCTGTTGCAGTTCATTTAGGAGGGGAATGAGTggtcttttatatatttttcaaatttaagcGTAATCTAGAGTAATATGTACAGCATTTACATCTTTAAGTGCATTCTCAATTAAACAACTAAAGTAACGGGAAAAAAAGAGCATACCCTGACCTAGTCCCCtaccctcaccccaccccaccccacctcacccctccCCAGCTGAGTCTCTtgacctctgtgtgtttttggtcCTGCTTACGGCCCAGAACATTCCGTCACGGGGAGCTATTGTTGGCTGAGGTCTGATGCGGATCAGTTGTGCTGGTTTCAGAGGTTGTGATTCAGCAGCCTGAAATGGCAGCACTCTCTCATCTCTGTCCTGCGTGAGCAATCGTCACAGTATCAGCCAAGGGCATAATttatggggggaggaggggttacaaccccccccctcaatacaaaacaaaacaggccaaataaccGCCCCCCCCTTTAGTAATATACCACGAtaataagtaaaataatttaatatagtAAAAAGATGGGGATTTCATGTCGTGATATACTGATCAGTCATCTGAAGCATTTTCGTCTTAGAGAATTAACTGGAAATGATTGTTTCACAACTGTTCTTCTAAAATTTCCTCTGAAGGGGCGTGCCCCCGGACCCCCCTACAGTGTTTCAGTTCTAATGGATCTatgcatttctcatttcaacaccccccccaaataatCAAACTAAAGCTACACCCTTGGTACCAGCTAATAATGCCCTAGGTTCCGTTGCTGGAAGCCGGTGAGTTTGTTGTTATATGTGAAGCCGTGGCGGGTGTTTCCCTGTCCGCTTGTGAAGGTGGTGACGCTGTGGTACCGAGCGCCCGAAATCCTGCTGGGCTGCAAGTTCTACTCTACCGCCGTGGACATCTGGAGCATCGGCTGCATCTTCGCCGAGATGGTGagcccccgacccccccatagccctgccccacccctccctcagaGTCTCCCACCCGCAGTCacgcgtgtgcacgcatgtgggAGATTTTTAACGGGTTACCGCTCTGTCGGGGTCACAGAGAGCACTACAGAGCTTTCTTCTCTCTGCGATGACTGAGACGATGAGTGAGGTGTCACATGCACTCAGTAAAATGCGATTCAAGTCGTCGGATCAATAGACGCACTTAACCTCTTAACGTTACATCTTTGGTAGAAGGCCGAGTGCACTGGAGCGTAGCCCAGATAGCCTGTCTCTGTGAATCATTCAGGATGTTTTCAGTCCCCCTCCCCGTCAGCACACTCAGATTTAAACACTCAAAGGCCGTTTTAATAGGCCTCACCTGGCCCGGGCAGCCGCTAGGAGGCGATGTGAAGCAGACGCTTTTCTCCCAGGTCGCCAAGCGTCCCCTGTTCCCCGGCGACTCCGAGATCGACCAGCTGTTCCGGATCTTCAAGAAGCTGGGCACCCCCAACGAGGAGGTGTGGCCCGGCGTGTCGCAGCTGCCCGACTACAAGTCCCGCTTCCCCCGGTGGGCCCCCCAGGACCTGGCCAAGATCACCCCGAAACTGCAGCCCTCTGGACTGGACCTGCTGCAGGTCTGTGCCCCTGGACCCACCTTTTCAATCTGaattcctctctcctcccgccACTATTAAAGCTAACTTCACAACACATCACATTCCCGGTTAATGCTATGAAAATGGCCTGTGGTGTTATTTTCTTGATCACAATTTTGTGAAATTGCgagttatgaaatatttaaatcaatGCAACGAGGTGCATTTCTGAGGCGACGGTTCCAGCCTGGAGGTTTGTGCCTCCGTGCAAGCTGACCGTGACAGCAGTAAATGGGTCCTGAGAGGCATTGCACCTAATGATCCACTACCGTGAGAACTCACCTGCATTTCTGCTGCTGCCGCACTCAGAAGTAAAGGTTCATTGggggtacatttttgttcttcgAGAAActaatttcccaaatgtaccctgaaagtacaataaaGTTCTTTGGGCACTGATGAGTCCCGTTTACAAGCAAGAAtggtacaaatgaattattaaaaccATGGCTGGGGTTTTAATTTTATGTACCTATAGGGTACCACCCCGGTGACAAGCATTGTGCCTTTTTGAGCACTCCTTTCTTACATTGTACTGTCGCTCTTCTTGCTGTCGTTTTGccacctgcttcctgtttgcatTTGCATCTCCTGGCTTCACTTCCCAGGGGCTGTTTTTGCACCTGCCATGAGCTTGCTGGTTGCCACACACTGACTCTTGCTATTTGCAGGGTGATCTGGGGCATTAAAATGATATCTTCCAGTTTATCTTTCCCTTTTCCCATTTTGGTTTCATAACAATGGTTTGTCCTTTTTATATTTGCTCTCTCAGATGGACATTTCTTTTCCCGTTAATGTTCCTCCATTTAATGATTTCTCACGTTTCATTTTGGCATGCATAGTGGCCATCctaccagcagagggcagcaaaTGACAAGCATACAAATGACAgtcgattattattattatcctcaGATACTGTCGTCCAGAGGTTGGAATTAAGGCTGATGATTGGTTCATGGTGATTGGAGGGCTGAAGGAGAGTAGTATGCAGCTAAAAGCAGTACAGTCATTCAGGGAAGGGCACAGTCATCATGAATGAGGGATTCCCATAAgcaaaaaatcatgttttaattGTATTACTCATTGCTGAATTGCTATGATTTTAGAAGTACAGTTAATTTATGCAGTTCTAGTGAAGTTTTGGTAGAAAACATTACTCAGACATATGAGAAAAGTGTTCACCAAAAACGACACTTTCACATTGCTTGTTGAATTGCTGTTATTATAGATAAtaaatgccatttatttatgCTGTTCTGGGGTAGTTTTGGTAGGAAATATTACTCTGGTTTATGAGAAAGGCGTGTCCAGAACTATACCTTTATGTCCAAAATCTTGTGATCTTGTGTCCGTGAGAGTTAGTAAATGTCTtcttcctgtctcccccccctcccccccccaagcaaCTACTGCTCTACGACCCGTCCCAGCGCATATCAGCCAAGGCCGCTCTGACCCACCCCTACTTCCAGGACATGGGGAGCTGAGtgtgaggaggggtgggggctccTGCTTGgtcctgccgccccccccccccccccgagctgaGGGGGCCACGCCACGCCTGTGCCTTTCAGGTCCTTTGTTCTGTCTGTTTCGCTGAGTTTCGGGTGCTCTGAAAGGCCGTCGCTCGCTCAGGGGGCctgtcaccaccccccccccccccccccccccgtggggcCACAGGAACCCACAACCCTGCGTCCCCCTCTGAGCGACCGATTCCCTGTTCACCGTGAGCTCGTGTCCTTTCCTGTGGAATGTGAGAAGGTTTGGACGTTTCTTTTTGACATAACGGGAGGTGGTTAAGAACagtttgtttgttggtttgcttgtttgtcctttatttattgttgaagttcagaagttatttttttatactgcATGGAATGACTATAAATGCATGCCAGTTTTAACTTTGAATAAAATTTCCGCTTTGCTGATTGGTTACTTGGTGGTCAAAGTAATGTTGCTTTGTTGCCAGCGCGTGTCATTAATGTTGAAAGAGTGTCCTGCGTAAGTCGtgtataaatattaattaaggGACTGTCCCAGTGCAGTCAGATACAGTGGACCAATCCCCCGGACCACACCCAACTACATCCAGAATTTTATACATGGGATAGTTTGGATGTGTTTCTATAGCAACCAGATAGACACAAGCACGTTTTTATCTGCAACAGGCTGCTGGCCTTTATCTTGAGTATTGATTAAGGTTTTACGGCTGTAATAGACTTGGTTTATTGGCGAGATTACGCAGCTTTAGTGTCTTTAATCAGGTTATGGTAAAATGTGTAGCGGCAAAATGGGCCTTTGTCTGCGTATTGAGACCCTGGGCTGCAAGGCTGagtgtgcctgtctgtcagtaGGGCTCTGTAAAGCTGTGTGTCAGTAGGGTTCTGTAAAGTTGTGTGTCAGTAGTGTCAGTAGGGCTCTGTAAAACTAAGTGTCAGTAGTGTCAGTAGGGCTCTGTAAAACTAAGTGTCAGTAGGGCTCTGTAAATCTGTGTCAGTAGGTCTCTGTAAAGCTGTGTGTCAGTAGGGCTCTGTAAAGTTGTGTGTCAGTAGTGTCAGTAGGGCTCTGTAAAGCTGGGTGTCAGTAGTGTCGAGGTTCGTAATGCGAGTCAGTAGGGCTCTGTAAAGCTGAGTGTCAGTAGTGTCAGTAGGGCTCTGTAAAGCTGGGTGTCAGTAGTGTCAGTAGGCCTCTGTAAAGCTGAGTGTCAGTAGGGCTCTGTAAAACTGAGTGTCAGTCGTGTCAGTAGGTCTCTGTAAAGCTGAGTGTCAGTAGGTCTCTGTAAAGCTGAGTGTCAGTAGTGTCAGTAGGGCTCTGTAAAGCTGAGTGTCAGTAGTGTCAGTAGGTCTCTGTAAAGCTGAGTGTCAGTAGGTCTCTGTAAAGCTGAGTGTCAGTAGTGTCAGTAGGTCTCTGTAAAGCTGGGTGTCAGTAGTGTCAGTAGGGCTCTGTAAAGCTGAGTGTCAGTACTGTCAGTAGGGCTCTGTAAAGCTGAGTGTCAGTAGTGTCAGTAGGGCTCTGTAAAGCTGAGTGTCAGTAGGGCTCTGTAAagcactgctgtgtgcaggggGAGGCGCAGCCTGTTTGCGGGCTGCTGACAGTAATGTCTGACACAGAGTTAACCCTCAGCACACTGCGCCTGACCTCTCCGGCTGAGCCAGGTGTTTCCACTTAGAATAAAACCATCACCGCCCGGCTGAACCCCACGGCAGCGCTAATGCAAACATGTCGCTGTTCCCCCCTCAGCGCCCCtca
It contains:
- the LOC135251815 gene encoding cyclin-dependent kinase 2-like, giving the protein MDIFQKIEKIGEGTYGVVYKAKNKVTGQSVALKKIRLDADTEGVPSTAIREISLLKELSHPNIVKLLDVVHTEKKLYLVFEYLNQDLKKYMDSSQPLGLTLPLIQSYVYQLLQGIAFCHSHRVVHRDLKPQNLLLNQAGAIKLADFGLARAFGVPLRSYTHEVVTLWYRAPEILLGCKFYSTAVDIWSIGCIFAEMVAKRPLFPGDSEIDQLFRIFKKLGTPNEEVWPGVSQLPDYKSRFPRWAPQDLAKITPKLQPSGLDLLQQLLLYDPSQRISAKAALTHPYFQDMGS